In Pedobacter heparinus DSM 2366, the following are encoded in one genomic region:
- a CDS encoding VOC family protein produces the protein MVKRIVANLHTENIAKAEAFYKNILGLECLMDHGWIATYGIENQKMTVQVSFASEGGSGTLTPDLSIEVDDFEETLNRTREAGFVIEYGPIVEPWGVKRFYTRDPFGKLINILCHV, from the coding sequence ATGGTCAAACGAATTGTAGCAAATCTTCATACAGAAAACATTGCCAAAGCCGAAGCCTTTTATAAAAATATACTAGGGCTTGAATGCTTAATGGATCACGGCTGGATTGCAACCTACGGAATTGAAAATCAAAAAATGACTGTTCAGGTCAGTTTTGCTTCCGAAGGTGGTTCAGGAACATTGACCCCAGACCTTTCAATTGAAGTGGATGATTTCGAAGAAACTTTAAACCGCACAAGGGAAGCGGGATTTGTTATTGAATACGGCCCCATAGTTGAGCCCTGGGGAGTAAAAAGATTTTATACCCGTGATCCTTTCGGCAAGCTCATTAATATTCTATGCCACGTCTAA
- a CDS encoding DUF6702 family protein has product MLQCILFFWLNIFHPFYVSVTEVAHNKSTGTLQVSIRIFFDDFEKALEKKYNTKVNILKPSDRKQVDALIASYIKEHFKLNADRKVLTLKYQGYEIEEDAAWCYFETDKVSTIKELGIKNDILFEQHNSQSNMIHAIENGIRKSTKLDNPKSEVVFVFGTL; this is encoded by the coding sequence ATGCTGCAGTGTATATTATTTTTTTGGTTAAATATATTTCATCCCTTTTATGTGAGTGTAACAGAAGTTGCACATAATAAAAGTACCGGAACGTTACAGGTTAGCATCCGTATTTTTTTTGATGATTTTGAGAAAGCCCTGGAAAAAAAATACAATACAAAAGTGAATATCCTGAAACCGTCCGACAGGAAACAAGTGGATGCACTGATTGCTTCTTATATAAAGGAGCATTTTAAACTCAATGCAGACCGTAAGGTACTCACCTTAAAATATCAGGGTTACGAAATCGAAGAAGATGCAGCCTGGTGTTATTTTGAAACCGACAAAGTGTCTACAATTAAAGAATTGGGTATAAAAAATGATATCCTGTTTGAACAGCATAATTCGCAAAGCAATATGATCCATGCAATAGAAAATGGTATACGTAAAAGCACCAAACTTGATAATCCGAAAAGCGAGGTTGTATTTGTATTTGGGACTTTGTGA
- a CDS encoding HupE/UreJ family protein, with product MQDFPLYFQLGWRHILDWQGYDHILFVMVLCGTYMLTDWKKVLILITAFTIGHSITLALSVFKIITVNTPLIEFLIPVTIMVTAAANILGKRQKPKGQKFKYTMTLFFGLIHGLGFSNYLKSLLGKSSSITAELFAFNIGLEFGQILIVIATLILSFILIWMVKIKRWDWNFFLSSAIFGISFVMAAERFPALLG from the coding sequence ATGCAGGACTTCCCACTTTATTTTCAATTAGGCTGGCGACACATTTTAGACTGGCAGGGATATGATCACATTTTATTTGTGATGGTGCTGTGCGGGACCTATATGCTAACCGACTGGAAAAAAGTACTAATCCTGATAACAGCTTTTACCATTGGCCATAGCATAACCCTGGCCTTAAGTGTATTCAAAATCATAACTGTAAATACGCCTTTAATCGAATTTTTAATTCCCGTTACCATAATGGTTACCGCTGCAGCCAACATACTGGGCAAAAGGCAAAAACCCAAAGGTCAGAAATTCAAGTATACCATGACCCTTTTCTTTGGCCTGATTCATGGCTTAGGCTTCTCTAATTACTTGAAAAGCTTGTTGGGTAAAAGCAGCAGCATTACCGCCGAACTATTTGCTTTTAATATCGGACTGGAATTTGGCCAGATACTGATCGTTATTGCAACATTGATCTTATCATTTATCCTGATCTGGATGGTAAAAATAAAACGATGGGATTGGAATTTCTTTCTTTCATCTGCTATATTTGGAATATCATTTGTAATGGCGGCAGAACGTTTCCCGGCATTATTAGGATAA
- a CDS encoding M1 family metallopeptidase: MNKILLFFIVLLCSAKAFGQHILHNPGSNHGNKFEQLGTILSGPNSYRSASGAPGPAYWQQRADYEINAELDEKNLRLSGSETITYYNNSPDPLSYLWVQLDENEHKASSDNKLTEQSRMTDQMGYKALSDIINPENDLGVKILKVTDEKGTALPYVINNTMMRIDLPYVLQSKQKYKLKITWNYKIINRVIDGGRGGYEYFAEDDNYLFTIAQWFPRMAVYSDFQGWQNKQFEGRGEFALVFGNYKVNMTVPADHVVGATGECQNYAQVLSAASLKRWNAAQSTKVPIEIVNLAEAKSAITKKSTAKKTWTYFAENVRDFALVSSRRLVWDAMATSIEGKKIMAMSYYCPEAYSLYSRYSTKVVAHTLKIYSQHTIPYPYPVAISVEAANGMEYPMICFNFGRTEKDGTYTEAIKYGMIGVIIHEVGHNFFPMIVNSDERQWTWMDEGLNTFCQYMAQQAWDINYPSQRGPAHKIVDYMKLPKDQLEPIMTNSENIVNFGPNAYAKPATALNILRETVMGRELFDYAFKEYAKRWAFKHPTPADLFRTMEDASAVDLDWFWRGWFFSTDPVDISLDDVRYYRMNSMNAAIENVELKKAYDKDLYNISRERNRKEGIKFAIEQDTSLQDFYNKFNRFEVSKSADQEFQQYFSNLSAAEKKLYESKKNFYELDFSNIGGLVMPIIIEWTFKDGSKEVDRIPAYIWRKNENKVTKVFAKDKEVIAVQLDPYRETADIDESNNSWPRKNQPTRFELFKQQQAPRGSSTEQTNPMQQSRQRQ, translated from the coding sequence ATGAATAAGATACTGCTGTTTTTTATTGTGCTTTTATGTAGCGCCAAAGCTTTCGGTCAGCATATACTTCATAACCCCGGTTCTAATCACGGGAACAAATTTGAACAGCTTGGCACCATCCTTTCCGGCCCTAACTCCTACCGTTCGGCTTCCGGTGCACCTGGCCCAGCATACTGGCAACAGCGTGCTGATTATGAAATTAATGCAGAACTGGATGAAAAGAACCTGCGTTTAAGCGGCTCAGAAACCATTACTTATTACAACAACTCTCCCGACCCACTAAGTTATTTATGGGTACAGCTGGATGAAAATGAGCATAAGGCCAGCAGCGATAATAAGCTGACAGAACAGAGCAGGATGACAGATCAGATGGGTTATAAGGCCTTATCAGATATCATTAACCCTGAAAATGACCTGGGCGTTAAAATACTAAAGGTTACAGATGAAAAGGGGACTGCCCTGCCTTATGTCATCAACAATACCATGATGCGTATAGACCTGCCCTATGTATTACAGTCCAAACAAAAATATAAACTTAAAATAACCTGGAATTACAAAATCATCAACCGCGTAATAGATGGAGGAAGAGGTGGTTATGAATATTTTGCTGAGGACGACAACTATCTGTTTACCATTGCCCAGTGGTTTCCACGCATGGCTGTTTATTCTGATTTCCAGGGCTGGCAAAATAAACAGTTTGAAGGTAGGGGCGAATTTGCACTTGTATTTGGCAATTATAAGGTAAACATGACTGTACCGGCCGATCATGTGGTAGGTGCTACAGGCGAATGTCAGAATTATGCCCAGGTGCTGAGTGCTGCCAGTTTAAAACGATGGAATGCCGCACAATCTACAAAAGTACCTATTGAAATTGTAAACCTGGCCGAAGCAAAATCAGCCATCACCAAAAAATCGACTGCTAAAAAAACCTGGACCTACTTTGCTGAAAATGTAAGGGATTTTGCACTGGTATCGTCAAGGCGATTGGTTTGGGATGCCATGGCAACCAGTATAGAAGGTAAAAAGATAATGGCTATGTCTTACTATTGCCCGGAAGCTTATTCACTTTACAGCAGGTATTCGACCAAAGTGGTAGCACATACTTTAAAGATCTATTCCCAGCACACTATCCCCTATCCTTATCCCGTAGCCATTTCTGTAGAGGCTGCCAACGGAATGGAATACCCGATGATCTGTTTTAATTTCGGACGTACAGAAAAAGACGGCACTTACACGGAGGCCATTAAATATGGTATGATCGGTGTAATTATACATGAAGTTGGGCATAACTTTTTCCCGATGATAGTGAATTCGGACGAGCGACAATGGACCTGGATGGACGAAGGTTTAAATACTTTTTGCCAGTACATGGCCCAGCAGGCATGGGACATTAACTACCCTTCGCAGCGCGGCCCTGCACATAAAATAGTGGATTACATGAAATTGCCTAAAGACCAGCTGGAGCCCATTATGACCAACTCTGAAAACATCGTTAATTTTGGACCAAATGCCTACGCAAAACCAGCTACGGCACTGAATATTTTAAGGGAAACCGTTATGGGCCGTGAGCTTTTCGATTATGCTTTTAAAGAATATGCAAAACGATGGGCCTTTAAACATCCTACCCCTGCAGATCTGTTCAGGACGATGGAAGACGCATCGGCGGTGGACCTTGATTGGTTTTGGAGAGGCTGGTTTTTTAGTACTGACCCGGTAGACATTTCACTGGATGATGTACGCTACTACCGTATGAACAGTATGAATGCGGCTATTGAAAATGTAGAACTTAAAAAGGCTTATGACAAGGACCTTTACAATATCAGCAGGGAACGCAACCGCAAAGAAGGCATAAAATTCGCTATAGAACAAGATACAAGCCTACAGGATTTTTACAATAAATTTAACCGCTTTGAGGTGAGTAAGTCTGCCGATCAAGAATTTCAGCAATACTTCAGCAACCTTTCCGCAGCAGAAAAAAAACTTTACGAAAGCAAGAAGAACTTTTATGAACTGGATTTCTCGAATATAGGGGGACTGGTGATGCCCATCATTATTGAATGGACCTTTAAGGATGGCAGCAAGGAGGTGGACCGCATTCCTGCCTATATCTGGAGAAAAAATGAAAATAAAGTAACCAAAGTTTTTGCGAAAGATAAAGAAGTAATTGCTGTACAACTGGATCCATACCGCGAAACTGCCGATATAGATGAAAGCAATAACTCATGGCCAAGAAAAAATCAGCCAACCAGATTTGAACTGTTTAAACAACAGCAGGCACCCCGTGGGTCATCTACTGAACAGACCAACCCAATGCAGCAATCCAGACAAAGGCAATAG